The region CTGCGGCAGTTACAGGCTCCGCCTCTTCCGATGGCTCGAGCAACCCCCATGAAGGCAAACGGCACCCGCGATCCGGGGGTCTTCGTGGCTCTTGACAGTGGAAGTCATATCAACGCCGCGGTGAGCGGCGCGCGGAGCGCGTCCGCTCCACTGCGAGGTTATGCGCTCCGTCGCGACGGCCGCCGTGTCTTATGGCTTCGGATGACCCCCGCGAGAGCCCGCAAGGCGTCGTTTGCCTCGCGGGCCCCGGGGAAGACGGCGGCAACGTCAGGGTCGAGCGTCACGACGAGGCTACCCTTTGCGTACAGGGCGGCGTACTTGTTCGGTCGAGAGCGACTGAAGTCGTACTCAGGGAGGACTTCGTCGAAGCCAACCTGACGTGTTCGCATTGTTCGCATCTTCTTAGGCCTTGCTTTCCTCATA is a window of Candidatus Methylomirabilota bacterium DNA encoding:
- a CDS encoding transposase, with translation MAPSLIPRKAGDRVKTDRRDAITLARLMRSGDLSSIYVPGIEDEALRDLSRGRDDAMQDLKRSKRRLKSFLLRQLQAPPLPMARATPMKANGTRDPGVFVALDSGSHINAAVSGARSASAPLRGYALRRDGRRVLWLRMTPARARKASFASRAPGKTAATSGSSVTTRLPFAYRAAYLFGRERLKSYSGRTSSKPT